The genomic region GAGCTCCGGCAGGTCCGCGATCTCGACGGCCGGGTCGGTGAGCCGGCGCGACACGACGCCCTGGCCGATGTGCGTCCACTGTCCCTTGTGGAGGAAGTTGGGATCGGTCAGGAGCGTGAACGGCCCGAGCCGGAGCACGGACGTGGCGTTGCCGATGAAGTGCAGCGAGCCGGTCATGCCGGCTCAGCCCTGGTCGGGGTCGTCGGCGACCGAGTAGTCAGAGAGGCCGACGTTGCCGGTCGGGTTCGGCTCGGGGTGCACCGAGCCGGACCCGCTCCGGCCGGGAACGGTGTCGGCGTCGTCCGTGCCCGACTCCTCCAACGAGGTGCGGCTGGCCTCGTCGTACTCCTGCTCGGGGTGCTGCCGTTCAGTCGTCATGCCGGTCGGCTACCCCGGTTCCGCCGCGATGAACGCGTCCCCGGCGCTCAAAGCTGGAAGACCGCGCGAAGGCAGTCGTCCTCCTTCTTCTTGAACATCTCATAGCCCCGAGGACCCTCGCTCAACGGCATGACGTGCGTCGCCAGGTGGTTGGTCACGAGCTCACCGGAGGCGATGCGGTCCAGCAGCATCGGGATGTACCGCTGCCCGTGCTGCTGCGCGCCCCGCACGGTCAGACCCTTGTTCATCATCGCGCCCAACGGGAACTTGTCGACCAGACCGGTGAAGACGCCGAGCACGAACACCGAGCCGCCCTTGCGGCAGTTGTAGATCGCCTCCCGCACCGCGATCGGCCGGTCCATCTCCAGCTTCAGCTTGCTCTTCACCTGGTCGTACACGTACTGCGGCCCGGTGGAGTGCGCCTCGCAGCCGACGGCCTCGATGCACACGTCCGGCCCGCGCCCACCCGTGGCCTCCAGCAGCGCGTCACCGACCGAGGTCTCCGCGTAGTTGATCGTCTCCACCCCGAACGCCAGCTCCGCCTGCCGCAGCCGGTAGTCGAAGCGGTCGATCACGAGCACCCGCTCGGCCCCCAGCAGCTGGGCCGCACGGGCGGCCATCTGGCCCACCGCACCGCACCCCCACACGGCGACGACGTCACCCTGCTTCACACCGCCGAGGTCGGCGCCCATCCAGCCGGTGGGCACCGAGTCCGAGGCGAACAGGGCGCTCATGTCGTCCACGGCCTCGGGGATCGGGATGGCGGTGTGGTCGGCGAACGGCACCCGCACGTACTCAGCGTGGCTGCCGCGGAAACCGCCCATCGCGTGCGAGTAGCCGAAGACGCCGCCGGGATCGGAGCCCCACAGGCGCTGGGTGATCGCCGGGTTGGTGTTCGTGTTGTCGCACAACGAGTACAGCTCGTTGCTGCAGTACCAGCAGCGGCCGCAGGCGATGAACGAGCACACCACCACCCGGTCGCCCGGCCGGTGCCTGGTGACGCCGGGCCCGACCTCGACGACCTCGCCCATGAACTCGTGGCCGATCACGTCGCCCGCCTGCATGAACGGGATGTGGCCCGTCAGCAGGTGCAGGTCCGAGCCGCACACCGTGCTCAGCCGGACCTTGAGGATCATGTCCTGGTCGTTCAGCAGCTTCGGGTCGGGCACGTCCTGCACCCGGACGTCGTTGATCCCCTCCCAGCACAACGCCTTCACAGCCGACCACCGCCGCCGGCCCGGTTCGTCACCAGCTGCAGCGCCTTGCCCATCGGACCCGGATGCGTCGGCGCGGTGTCGGGCTTGACCACCTCGCCCGTCTCCAGCACCGCCTTCGCCCGGCGCAACGCGAGCCGGAGCTCGTGGCGTGACACGTCACCGGAGGGCATCACCCTGATCTCGGTGCCCTTGTCCCCCGCCGCCGGCTGGACCCGGATCTCGACCTGGGCCCGCCACCGCGCCAGCTCGGCCGGCAGCGAGTCCTGGACGTCGGCCGGTGAGCGGTTGACCGTCACGACCAGCCAGCGTTCGTCCGACTGGCCGTCCGTGGTGCGGCGCCGTCGCCCGGCGACCGCGGCCGCGGTGGCCACACCCGCGGCGAGCAACGCTTTCCCTGCTGTGTTCATGATTCCGACCTCTCTCGGAGCACGAGCGCCGGGGATACCCGTGGCGGCGCGGAACAACCGGGCACAGCAATGTCCGTGCCGCCGGTTTGACCCGACTCGTTCGGGTTACCACCCCGTTACGGGCAAGAACGGGTTACCGACAACCACAGGAGGTAGCGATGGCCACCGGCGAGACCGGCTTCGACGACGTCACCTATGACCTGATCTCCGTGCAGTACCACGCGCTCAAGGCGGGACACGACTACGGCCAGTACGTCCGTGACGCCGACAACGCGGGCCGTCAGGACATCGCCGACTTCTTCCGCCGCATCATGGAAGAGGACTCCGCACGGGCCAAGCAGTGCCACACGTTCATCGCGGAGCTGTCCGGGTCGAGCGAGTCCGGACCCGCCGTCAGCTGAGACTAGAGCGCCACTCCCCCGGTGAAGATCAGCAGTGCCACGTCGACGACCGCGACCGCGAGCAGCGCGTTGAAGTTCGCCCGCGATCCGGGGCGTCGGCCACGCACCCGGCCGATCACGAGGACCAGCACCGACAACGGCACCGCCACCAGTCCCGCCGTCGTGACGGGACCGGGCGGGCCGAGCGCGAGGACCACACCGGTGATCACCGCCAGCGCGGCTGCCACAGCCGCGCTGGCGTCCTTGCCGATGCGGTGGGGCAGCCCGCGGACACCGGTGGCGGCGTCGTCCTCGAGGTCCGGGATGACGTTGGCGAAGTGCGCCGCGCTGCCGAGCACGGCGGCGGCCGCGACGAGCCACGCCGGTGCCCACTGACCGCCCGGCCCGCCGAGCGTCACGAACACCGGCAGCAACCCGAAGGACACCGCATAGGGCACGACGGAGAACGCCGTGGCCTTGAGCCCGAAGTCGTAGGCCCAGGCCGAGCACAACATCACGACGTGCACCAGCGTGGCGTCCACACCGGACAGCAACGACAACAGGACCGCCGCCAGCGCGGCGGCGATCGTGGCGACGGCGACCAGTTTCCGCGACACGGCACCGGAGGCGACCGGCTTGTCGGGGCGGCCGACGTGCGCGTCCCGGTCCGCGTCGAGCAGGTCGTTGAGCCAGCCCACGGACAGCTGGCCGGCCAGCACGGCCGCCGCCACGGCGACCAGGCCACCGGGCGACCGGCCGGTGGTGACGGCGAGCGCGGTGGTGACGACGGTGACGGCGAGGGCGGGCAACGGATGACAGGATCGCGCGAGAGCGACGAGGCGGCCCATGGATCTCCAGTCTGCCAGCTGGCGGGCCGTGCGCATGATGATCTTGAACCGAACGACCCCGAGCTCTACGAACGGTTGGCCGACCAGTGGTGGCGGCCGGACGGCCCGTTCGTCATGTTGCACTGGCTGGCCGCCGCACGCGCCCGGTTGGTCCCGCAGGCCCGGCCCGGCGCGGTGCTCGTCGACCTCGGTTGCGGTGCGGGCCTGCTCGCACCGCACGTGCGCGGTTACCGGCACATCGGCGTCGACCTCTCGGAGACCAGCCTGCGTCTGGCACGCGGCATCGACCCGGTCTGCGCCGACGTGCTCGACGTGCCGTTGGCCGACGGGTGTGCGGACGTGGTCGTCGCCGGCGAGATCCTCGAACACGTCCACGACCTCCCCCGCGCGGTCGCGGAGGCCTGCCGGTTGCTGAAGCCGGGTGGCCTGCTCGTGCTCGACACACTCGCCGACACCGCCCTGTGCCGGCTGGTGGCCGTCGGGATCGCGGAACGCGTCGGCCTGGCGCCCCGCGGCGTGCACGACCCCGCGCTGCTGGTCGACCGCAGGGCCCTGGTCCGCGAATGTGCCGGCCACGGTGTGCGCCTGGAACTGCGGGGTATCCGCCCGGCAGTGTTCGACCTGCTCGCGTGGTCGGTGCGGCGCAGGCCTTCCGTCCGCATGGTGCCGACCGCGACCACGGCCGTGCTCTTCCAGGGCACCGGCCGCAAGATTGGATGAGACTTGGACCTGCACGCCCTGCACTCCCTGACCGAACGCATGGCCGGCCGGGCGGCGCGCTATGACGCGTCCGGCGACTTCCCCGAGGAGGACTTCGCCGACCTGCGCGCGGCGGGGCTGCTCGGGTTGATGGCGCCCGAACAGCTCGGTGGCGCCGGTGCGTCGTTCGCCGACTACACCGACGTGGCGATCCAGCTCGGCAGCGGTGCGGGTGCGACCGCGCTGATCTTCAACATGCACGCGTCGGTCACCGGCGCGCTCGCGCACACGCCGGACGAGCTGGTCCGGCAGTTCGGCGGTGCCGAGGGCTTCTTCGCCTTCCGCGACCGCGTTCTGAAGGGTGCGGCGGAGGGTGCGTTGTACGCGGTGGCGATGAGCGAGCGGGGCATCGGTTCCCGGCTCTCCAAGGTGAAGACCTCGTACGAACGGACGGGCTCCGGCTTCCACATCAGTGGCGCCAAGACGTTCGTCTCCGGCGCGGGTCACGCCGACGCGTACCTCGTCGCCGCCCGCGACAAGCACTCGGACGAACCGAAGATCTCCTACTTCCTCGTGCCCGCGGGTCCCGGCGTGGAGGTGCAGAGGACCTGGGACTCGCTCGGCATGCGCGCCACGACCAGCCACGACCTGCACCTGGAGGCCGACGTCAGCGAGGACGCACTCGTGGGCGGCATCGAAGGCGCCGCGTTGCTGCTGGCACAGGTGATGCCGCAGTGGCTGGTCGCGTCCTACGCGGCGGTGTACGTCGGCGTCGCCCAGGCCGTGCTCCGCCACGGGGTCGAGCACCTCCGCGAGCGCGGCCTGCACACCCTCCCGATGGTCCGCGCCCGCCTCGGCCGTGCCGACGTGCAGGTGGCCGCCGCCGAGCTGGTCGTCAGGGAGGCCGCCAGGCGGGTGACCGACGACCCCGGCAGCCCTGAGACGAACCGCTGGGTGTGGCGGGCGAAGCTGGTCGCCGGCGACACGGCGGCCGAGGTCGCGTTCTCCGTGCTGGAGGCCGCGGGTGCCTCGGCCACCCGGCGCGGTCATCCGCTGGAACGGCTCTACCGCGACGCGCGGTGCGGCGCGCTGCAACCGGCCACGTCCGACGTGTGCGCGGACTGGCTCGGCGCCAGCGCGCTGGGCGACAACCCGGACGAGGCTCGCTGGTGACCGCGCACATCGCCGCGATCAGCACCGCCCTTCCTCCTCCGATCGAGCAGAGCACGATGTGGGACCGGCACTTCGGCCCGCTGCTGCGGGACAGCCGAGCCGCCGAGCGGATCTTCGCCGCGGCGGGCGTGCGGCGCCGGCACGCCGTCGTCAGCCCGCTGGAGCTCGACGTGTCGGAGTGCACGACCGGTGAACGGATGCGCCTCTACAACGAGTTCGCGCGCCCGTTGGGGCACAGGGCCGTCACCGCCGCCCTTACGTCGGCAGGCTTGGAACCCACCGACGTCGGCCAGCTCACTGTGGTGTCGTGCACCGGTTACACCGCACCGGGACTCGACGTGCAGCTGGCAGCCTCGCTGGAACTGGCTGAGGACGCGCAACGACTGATGGTCGGGCACATGGGCTGCTACGCCGCGTTACCCGCGATGGCCACCGTGGCCGACTACGTCAACGTCCACCAACGCCCAGCGGTGTTGCTGTGCCTGGAGTTGACCTCGTTGCACGTCCAGCCGTCCACAATGGATGTGGGACAGATCGTGTCGCACGCCTTGTTCGGAGACGCCGCGACCGCGATCGTCGTGCG from Lentzea guizhouensis harbors:
- a CDS encoding methyltransferase domain-containing protein, giving the protein MTGSRESDEAAHGSPVCQLAGRAHDDLEPNDPELYERLADQWWRPDGPFVMLHWLAAARARLVPQARPGAVLVDLGCGAGLLAPHVRGYRHIGVDLSETSLRLARGIDPVCADVLDVPLADGCADVVVAGEILEHVHDLPRAVAEACRLLKPGGLLVLDTLADTALCRLVAVGIAERVGLAPRGVHDPALLVDRRALVRECAGHGVRLELRGIRPAVFDLLAWSVRRRPSVRMVPTATTAVLFQGTGRKIG
- a CDS encoding acyl carrier protein → MATGETGFDDVTYDLISVQYHALKAGHDYGQYVRDADNAGRQDIADFFRRIMEEDSARAKQCHTFIAELSGSSESGPAVS
- a CDS encoding type III polyketide synthase, encoding MTAHIAAISTALPPPIEQSTMWDRHFGPLLRDSRAAERIFAAAGVRRRHAVVSPLELDVSECTTGERMRLYNEFARPLGHRAVTAALTSAGLEPTDVGQLTVVSCTGYTAPGLDVQLAASLELAEDAQRLMVGHMGCYAALPAMATVADYVNVHQRPAVLLCLELTSLHVQPSTMDVGQIVSHALFGDAATAIVVRPERSRLEIVATSAVTDPATADHMTWRVTDHGFRMTLSPQVPEVLGKHVRQAVERLLTDHGLTVPDVRGWAVHPGGPRILDTVERELGLPAEALAASRHVLRENGNCSSATVLMVLDELLASAAPQPGDPVVAMAFGPGLTLYTTLLTVR
- a CDS encoding zinc-dependent alcohol dehydrogenase; its protein translation is MKALCWEGINDVRVQDVPDPKLLNDQDMILKVRLSTVCGSDLHLLTGHIPFMQAGDVIGHEFMGEVVEVGPGVTRHRPGDRVVVCSFIACGRCWYCSNELYSLCDNTNTNPAITQRLWGSDPGGVFGYSHAMGGFRGSHAEYVRVPFADHTAIPIPEAVDDMSALFASDSVPTGWMGADLGGVKQGDVVAVWGCGAVGQMAARAAQLLGAERVLVIDRFDYRLRQAELAFGVETINYAETSVGDALLEATGGRGPDVCIEAVGCEAHSTGPQYVYDQVKSKLKLEMDRPIAVREAIYNCRKGGSVFVLGVFTGLVDKFPLGAMMNKGLTVRGAQQHGQRYIPMLLDRIASGELVTNHLATHVMPLSEGPRGYEMFKKKEDDCLRAVFQL
- a CDS encoding acyl-CoA dehydrogenase family protein, with product MDLHALHSLTERMAGRAARYDASGDFPEEDFADLRAAGLLGLMAPEQLGGAGASFADYTDVAIQLGSGAGATALIFNMHASVTGALAHTPDELVRQFGGAEGFFAFRDRVLKGAAEGALYAVAMSERGIGSRLSKVKTSYERTGSGFHISGAKTFVSGAGHADAYLVAARDKHSDEPKISYFLVPAGPGVEVQRTWDSLGMRATTSHDLHLEADVSEDALVGGIEGAALLLAQVMPQWLVASYAAVYVGVAQAVLRHGVEHLRERGLHTLPMVRARLGRADVQVAAAELVVREAARRVTDDPGSPETNRWVWRAKLVAGDTAAEVAFSVLEAAGASATRRGHPLERLYRDARCGALQPATSDVCADWLGASALGDNPDEARW
- a CDS encoding UbiA family prenyltransferase, with translation MPALAVTVVTTALAVTTGRSPGGLVAVAAAVLAGQLSVGWLNDLLDADRDAHVGRPDKPVASGAVSRKLVAVATIAAALAAVLLSLLSGVDATLVHVVMLCSAWAYDFGLKATAFSVVPYAVSFGLLPVFVTLGGPGGQWAPAWLVAAAAVLGSAAHFANVIPDLEDDAATGVRGLPHRIGKDASAAVAAALAVITGVVLALGPPGPVTTAGLVAVPLSVLVLVIGRVRGRRPGSRANFNALLAVAVVDVALLIFTGGVAL